The following coding sequences lie in one Pseudarthrobacter phenanthrenivorans Sphe3 genomic window:
- a CDS encoding dihydrofolate reductase family protein has protein sequence MRKVTAGLFHSVDGVVSDPYKFQFDSFDDELGEGLTRMMETVDTVVLGRVSYQEWSAYWPNASVDEDFAAFINPVEKFVASRTLAEPLEWQNSQLMDAPLEEFVARLKERDGGEIAVCGSISVTRQLLFAGLLDSLTLMTHPVIAGTGRRLFEDGDPTTRLVLQDQSRTSKGNVISTYGRLEG, from the coding sequence ATGCGCAAAGTCACTGCAGGCCTGTTCCACTCGGTGGACGGGGTGGTATCCGATCCCTACAAATTCCAGTTCGACAGCTTCGACGACGAACTTGGCGAGGGCCTGACCAGGATGATGGAAACCGTGGACACGGTGGTGCTGGGCCGGGTCAGCTATCAGGAATGGTCTGCTTACTGGCCCAACGCGTCGGTGGATGAGGACTTTGCCGCCTTCATCAACCCGGTGGAGAAGTTCGTGGCGTCCCGGACCCTGGCGGAGCCGCTGGAATGGCAGAACTCGCAGCTGATGGACGCACCCCTGGAGGAGTTCGTGGCCAGACTTAAGGAGCGCGACGGCGGCGAGATCGCGGTGTGCGGCAGCATCTCCGTGACCCGGCAGCTGCTGTTCGCCGGGCTGCTCGATTCGCTGACCCTGATGACCCACCCGGTGATTGCCGGAACCGGCCGCCGGCTCTTCGAGGACGGCGACCCCACCACCCGGCTGGTCCTGCAGGACCAGTCCCGCACCAGCAAAGGAAACGTGATCAGCACCTACGGACGGCTTGAGGGGTAG
- a CDS encoding amino acid permease: protein MEPSAPLTLDEQPTGAAAQQAESGLRRAMGPRHLVMIAMGGVIGSGLFLSSGYTISQAGPLGAVIAYLVGAFVVYLVMACLGELAIAYPVSGAFHIYAARSIGPATGFATAWLYWLCWAVAIGSEFTASGLLMQRWFPDVDVWVWCLVFAAILFGFNAVSSKFFGESEFWFAIVKVAAIIGLIVLGGAALFGFRPLSGGGEHPFLFENFATEAGLFPNGFTGVLVTVLAVFYAFSGSELIGVAAGETKDPATSIPKALRTTVIRLLIFFVGAIAVIAATIPYTEVGLDESPFVTVFSAIGLPFAADIMNFVIITALLSAGNSGLFSCARMLYSLADEGHAPRAFKKLTRRGIPLIALSVSMAGGVASLISSVVAPETVYLVLVSVAGFAVVGVWMSITASHFFHRRAFIRNGGDISTLAYKAPLFPLVPILAFTLCVVSLIGIALDPTQAAALYFGIPFVAACYIWFHFRHGRKALPAKELAAK, encoded by the coding sequence GTGGAACCCTCAGCACCGCTCACGCTGGATGAGCAGCCAACCGGCGCGGCAGCCCAACAAGCAGAGTCCGGCCTGCGCCGGGCGATGGGCCCGCGCCATCTGGTGATGATCGCCATGGGCGGCGTCATCGGCTCCGGCCTGTTCCTCAGCTCCGGCTACACCATCTCCCAGGCCGGCCCGCTCGGCGCCGTGATCGCCTACCTGGTAGGCGCCTTCGTGGTCTATCTGGTCATGGCCTGCCTGGGTGAGCTGGCCATCGCCTACCCGGTGTCCGGCGCGTTCCACATCTACGCCGCCCGGTCCATAGGCCCGGCCACCGGCTTCGCTACCGCCTGGCTGTACTGGCTGTGCTGGGCCGTGGCCATCGGCTCGGAATTCACAGCCTCCGGTTTGCTCATGCAGCGCTGGTTCCCGGATGTAGACGTCTGGGTCTGGTGCCTCGTCTTCGCTGCCATCCTCTTCGGCTTCAACGCCGTCTCCTCCAAGTTCTTCGGCGAGTCCGAGTTCTGGTTCGCCATCGTGAAGGTGGCCGCAATCATCGGCCTCATCGTCCTGGGCGGCGCGGCCCTCTTCGGCTTCCGCCCGCTCAGCGGCGGGGGCGAGCACCCGTTCCTGTTCGAGAACTTCGCCACCGAGGCGGGCCTTTTTCCCAACGGCTTCACCGGCGTCCTGGTCACCGTCCTCGCCGTCTTCTACGCCTTCTCCGGCTCGGAACTGATTGGCGTGGCAGCGGGCGAAACCAAGGACCCCGCCACCAGCATCCCCAAGGCCCTGCGCACCACCGTGATCCGGCTGCTCATCTTCTTCGTCGGAGCAATCGCCGTCATTGCCGCCACCATCCCGTACACCGAGGTGGGCCTGGACGAGAGCCCATTCGTGACGGTTTTCTCCGCCATCGGCCTGCCTTTCGCCGCCGACATCATGAACTTCGTCATCATCACCGCCCTCCTGTCCGCCGGCAACAGCGGCCTCTTCTCCTGCGCCCGCATGCTCTACTCCCTTGCGGACGAAGGCCACGCACCCCGCGCCTTCAAGAAGCTGACCCGCCGCGGCATCCCGCTGATTGCTCTCTCCGTCAGCATGGCGGGCGGCGTCGCGTCCCTGATCAGCAGCGTGGTTGCCCCGGAAACGGTCTACCTTGTCCTGGTATCCGTCGCCGGTTTCGCCGTGGTGGGGGTGTGGATGTCCATCACCGCCTCGCACTTCTTCCACCGCCGCGCCTTCATCCGCAACGGCGGGGACATCAGCACCCTGGCCTACAAGGCCCCGCTGTTCCCGCTGGTGCCCATCCTGGCGTTCACGCTCTGCGTGGTCTCCCTGATCGGCATCGCCCTGGACCCCACCCAGGCCGCCGCGCTCTACTTCGGCATCCCCTTCGTGGCTGCCTGCTACATCTGGTTCCACTTCCGGCACGGGCGCAAGGCACTGCCTGCCAAGGAACTGGCCGCCAAGTAG
- a CDS encoding HAD hydrolase family protein, translated as MSSQQTVRPRAIFLDIDGTYADHGLAPEAHVEAVRTARRLGHLVFVCTGRPLSMVPGHILDAGFDGTITGAGARVELNGKVLKDTRFRQDLAARIVETLDAHGAAYILEAPEALHGRTGVDQRLREVLGPIFAGRPQHDGVLSTDVDPLEDILGPMQYSDDLRGTSYAKISCFDSPVPLGKLVDGLGPEVGLIPSSLSALGDRAGEIFMAGTHKAVGIQAVQEHLGLDRADIVAIGDSANDIEMLEYAGVGIAVEGGHPAVLAVADRTTPGPAGNGVARAFAELGLLG; from the coding sequence ATGTCCAGCCAGCAGACCGTCCGGCCGCGTGCCATCTTCCTCGATATCGACGGCACCTACGCTGACCACGGGCTTGCCCCGGAGGCCCACGTGGAGGCGGTCCGGACCGCCCGCAGGCTGGGGCACCTTGTTTTTGTGTGCACGGGCCGGCCGCTGTCCATGGTTCCGGGCCACATCCTGGACGCCGGTTTCGACGGCACCATTACCGGTGCCGGCGCCCGGGTGGAACTCAACGGCAAGGTCCTCAAGGACACGCGCTTCCGCCAGGACCTCGCCGCCCGGATCGTGGAGACCCTCGACGCCCATGGCGCCGCCTACATCCTGGAAGCCCCGGAGGCGCTCCACGGCAGGACCGGGGTGGACCAGCGGCTGAGGGAAGTACTGGGCCCCATCTTCGCAGGGCGCCCGCAGCACGACGGCGTCCTCAGCACCGACGTGGATCCGCTCGAGGACATTCTTGGCCCCATGCAGTACAGCGACGACCTCCGCGGCACGTCCTACGCAAAAATCTCCTGCTTCGATTCGCCGGTCCCGCTGGGGAAGCTGGTGGACGGCCTGGGGCCGGAGGTCGGGCTGATCCCCAGTTCCCTCTCCGCGCTCGGCGACCGCGCCGGCGAAATCTTCATGGCCGGCACCCACAAGGCGGTGGGCATCCAGGCGGTCCAGGAACACCTTGGGCTGGACCGGGCGGACATTGTGGCCATCGGTGACAGCGCCAACGACATCGAAATGCTGGAATACGCCGGCGTGGGGATCGCCGTGGAGGGCGGGCATCCCGCCGTGCTGGCCGTTGCGGACCGGACCACTCCGGGGCCCGCCGGCAATGGTGTGGCACGCGCTTTCGCTGAGCTGGGACTCCTGGGCTAG
- a CDS encoding cyclase family protein has translation MTDTNVTTSLWQALQSVLAGRKFVDLTHAFHPGQPHFAAFPDEEREALFDLEKGDGFTAHRYSIVGQWGTHVDPPSHFIRSGRTLDQLPVEEMILPLVVLDITSRVPGNPDATPTLQDVHGWESRNGTIPAGAFVALRTGWSSRWPDPDAMANRDSEGMSHTPGWSREVLSFLIGQRAAAAVGHEQTDTDPGLATSRQDFSLETYVLEQDRWQIELLANLDGLPEAGAAVVATWAKPLGGSGFPARVFAIC, from the coding sequence ATGACGGACACCAATGTCACTACTTCCCTTTGGCAAGCCCTTCAGTCCGTGCTTGCCGGGAGGAAGTTCGTTGACCTGACGCACGCCTTCCACCCGGGCCAGCCGCACTTCGCCGCCTTCCCGGATGAGGAACGCGAAGCACTCTTCGACCTGGAGAAGGGCGACGGGTTCACCGCACACCGGTATTCAATCGTGGGCCAGTGGGGCACCCATGTGGACCCGCCCTCCCACTTCATCCGGAGCGGCAGGACGCTGGACCAACTCCCGGTGGAGGAGATGATCCTTCCCCTCGTGGTCCTGGACATCACCTCCCGGGTGCCCGGCAACCCGGACGCGACCCCTACCCTGCAGGACGTGCACGGCTGGGAAAGCCGGAACGGCACCATCCCGGCCGGCGCCTTCGTGGCCCTGCGCACGGGCTGGAGCAGCCGCTGGCCCGATCCGGATGCCATGGCAAACCGGGACAGCGAGGGCATGAGCCACACGCCCGGCTGGTCCCGGGAAGTGCTCTCTTTCCTGATCGGGCAGCGGGCCGCGGCCGCCGTCGGCCACGAGCAGACGGACACAGATCCCGGTCTCGCCACCTCCCGCCAGGACTTCAGCCTGGAAACCTATGTCCTGGAACAGGACCGCTGGCAGATTGAACTGCTGGCCAACCTGGACGGACTGCCGGAAGCAGGTGCCGCCGTCGTGGCAACCTGGGCCAAGCCGCTGGGCGGCAGCGGTTTCCCGGCGCGGGTTTTTGCCATCTGCTGA
- a CDS encoding IclR family transcriptional regulator, which yields MDSSGEASSMAQGLRIVRLVADREKRGRQLLGVSQLAAELDMDQSRVSRLTQELCDLGLLERVDRGPFRIGQRFFSLAASLNTGWVREAKTELEALVASLGLRARLSVRDGYRVILVRSSSNDAVAGSFVKPGMVTPVWCTGAGRALLWDHDRSALDTLLADVNYIGIGGPGAAHSTKEVWDLMARDTATGYVAAVEEFEHDVVELAVPVRDAGGGILASLSVLGSRAEIQPDAGSFAAVLREAAERLGAYRA from the coding sequence GTGGATTCGTCCGGTGAGGCGTCGTCGATGGCGCAGGGGCTGCGCATTGTGCGGCTGGTGGCCGACCGGGAGAAGCGGGGCCGCCAGCTGCTGGGTGTTTCGCAGCTGGCCGCCGAGCTGGACATGGACCAAAGCCGTGTTTCCCGGCTCACGCAGGAACTGTGCGATCTCGGGCTGCTGGAGCGCGTGGACCGGGGCCCGTTCCGGATCGGCCAGCGGTTTTTCAGCCTCGCGGCCTCGCTGAATACCGGCTGGGTCCGGGAGGCCAAGACTGAGCTGGAGGCGCTGGTGGCCTCCCTGGGGCTGCGCGCACGGCTCTCCGTCCGGGACGGCTACAGGGTCATCCTGGTCCGAAGCTCCAGCAACGACGCCGTTGCCGGAAGCTTCGTGAAGCCGGGCATGGTGACGCCGGTGTGGTGCACGGGCGCCGGCCGGGCCCTGCTGTGGGACCACGACCGGTCCGCCCTCGATACCCTGCTGGCCGATGTGAACTACATCGGCATCGGAGGGCCCGGTGCTGCCCACTCCACCAAAGAAGTGTGGGACCTGATGGCCCGTGACACTGCCACGGGATACGTCGCCGCCGTCGAGGAATTCGAGCACGACGTGGTGGAACTCGCGGTGCCCGTGCGCGATGCCGGCGGCGGCATCCTTGCCTCGCTCAGCGTGCTGGGAAGCCGGGCTGAGATCCAACCCGATGCGGGCTCTTTCGCGGCTGTGCTTAGAGAGGCCGCGGAACGGCTCGGAGCTTACCGGGCTTAA
- a CDS encoding putative bifunctional diguanylate cyclase/phosphodiesterase, whose product MTDSWSHNKSPAAQIFGTLLDASPDALLAIAADGSITAANAAAANLFGYSTGDLAGRDHRTLLAEGFRGEVDQLAARLLARPQEQLPPREIYGLHSDGTEFPAEAAGSLIRPGAEPGTPGTQPEYDDGVPTPPQLLLSVRGTAHRQAADADLREAMSLLSATLESTADGILVMSSEGRVAGFNDQFLTMWSIPPELMEGDSEEPILRLVISQMAEPIGFVERINQLEEDPAAESHDVLDLTDGRTFERYSRPQRVGQKIVGRVWSFRDVTPRRKAQEQAHQAMLDLAAQAEKLRAMAFQDPLTGLANRAVFNDALAAALREPRLKTVDVLLLDLDDFKEVNDILGHQAGDDMLVEVARRLRGCAPTADVVARLGGDEFVVLLTACPDPGAIAACIVRCLHVPVTIQGTVLRPSLSLGLASLGPDNVGASELLRQADIAMYAAKAAGKNRFLPFHPDMMTALVQRTNMESGLQLAVARNEITVDFQPIVSHRMGQVVTFEALARWDRDAGRVPPSVFIPLAERTGLINEIGTEVMALGMVQLAPWLSEDPSRSLAVNVSGRQLQDPHFADTVLGLAEASGVAAYQLVLEVTESVFFDADCGLIRQLSALRDMGARVALDDFGTGYSSLGRLQDLPVDTVKIDKTFVSMVRTGNERLPILSSMINMAHSLGLTVTAEGVETAEQADYLTALECDTLQGYLFSLPQPGRRLDRALQHAEMALDALKGR is encoded by the coding sequence ATGACTGATTCCTGGAGCCACAACAAAAGTCCGGCAGCACAAATTTTCGGCACATTACTGGACGCCAGTCCGGATGCCCTCCTGGCCATTGCGGCTGACGGCAGCATTACCGCGGCCAACGCTGCGGCCGCAAACCTGTTCGGCTACAGCACCGGGGACCTGGCCGGGCGGGACCACAGGACGCTCCTTGCCGAGGGCTTCCGGGGCGAGGTGGACCAGCTTGCCGCCCGGCTCCTTGCCCGGCCGCAGGAGCAGCTTCCGCCACGCGAAATCTACGGGCTGCACAGCGACGGCACGGAGTTCCCCGCCGAAGCGGCCGGGTCCCTGATCCGCCCCGGGGCAGAGCCTGGAACGCCAGGGACCCAGCCGGAATACGACGACGGCGTCCCCACCCCGCCGCAGCTGCTCCTCTCGGTCCGGGGTACTGCACACCGCCAGGCCGCCGACGCGGACCTTCGCGAGGCGATGTCGCTGCTCAGTGCCACGCTGGAGTCCACTGCCGACGGCATCCTGGTGATGAGTTCCGAGGGCAGGGTGGCAGGATTCAACGACCAGTTCCTCACAATGTGGAGTATCCCGCCGGAGCTGATGGAAGGCGACAGCGAGGAGCCCATCCTGCGGCTCGTCATCAGCCAGATGGCCGAACCCATCGGCTTCGTGGAGCGCATCAACCAGCTTGAGGAGGACCCCGCAGCAGAAAGCCACGACGTCCTGGACCTCACGGATGGCCGGACCTTCGAACGGTACTCACGGCCCCAGCGGGTGGGCCAGAAAATCGTTGGCAGGGTCTGGAGCTTCCGGGATGTGACGCCCCGGCGGAAAGCACAGGAGCAGGCCCACCAGGCCATGCTCGACCTCGCGGCCCAGGCCGAGAAACTCCGCGCCATGGCGTTCCAGGACCCGCTCACCGGACTGGCCAACAGGGCGGTATTCAACGACGCACTCGCTGCTGCACTGCGTGAACCACGGCTCAAAACCGTGGACGTCCTGCTTTTGGACCTGGACGACTTCAAGGAAGTCAACGACATCCTTGGCCACCAGGCCGGCGACGACATGCTGGTCGAGGTGGCGCGCCGGCTGCGCGGCTGCGCCCCCACTGCCGACGTGGTGGCCCGGCTGGGCGGGGACGAATTCGTGGTGCTCCTGACTGCCTGCCCGGACCCCGGCGCGATCGCCGCGTGCATCGTCCGCTGCCTCCACGTCCCAGTCACCATCCAGGGGACGGTACTCCGTCCCAGCCTGAGCCTGGGGCTCGCGTCACTTGGGCCTGACAACGTGGGCGCCTCGGAGCTCCTGCGCCAAGCGGACATCGCGATGTACGCGGCAAAGGCCGCCGGCAAGAACCGGTTCCTGCCGTTCCATCCGGACATGATGACAGCCCTCGTGCAGCGGACCAACATGGAAAGCGGGCTGCAGCTGGCTGTGGCACGGAACGAGATCACAGTTGATTTCCAGCCCATCGTGTCCCACCGAATGGGACAGGTGGTCACCTTTGAGGCGCTCGCCCGGTGGGACAGGGACGCCGGACGCGTCCCGCCGTCGGTATTCATCCCCCTGGCCGAACGCACGGGGCTGATCAACGAGATCGGCACGGAGGTGATGGCGCTCGGCATGGTGCAGCTGGCGCCCTGGCTGAGCGAGGACCCGTCCCGGTCGCTCGCCGTGAACGTCTCCGGCAGGCAGCTGCAGGACCCGCACTTCGCCGATACCGTGCTGGGGCTGGCGGAGGCCAGCGGCGTGGCCGCGTACCAGCTGGTCCTGGAGGTCACGGAAAGCGTCTTCTTCGACGCCGACTGCGGCCTGATCAGGCAGCTCAGCGCCCTGCGGGACATGGGTGCACGGGTTGCCCTTGACGATTTCGGCACGGGCTATTCCTCGCTGGGAAGGCTGCAGGACCTGCCGGTGGATACGGTGAAGATCGACAAGACTTTCGTGTCCATGGTGCGGACCGGCAACGAGCGGCTGCCCATCCTCAGCTCCATGATCAACATGGCCCACAGCCTTGGCCTGACGGTAACGGCCGAGGGCGTCGAGACCGCCGAGCAGGCAGACTACCTGACGGCGCTGGAATGCGACACGCTGCAGGGCTACCTGTTCTCGCTACCCCAGCCCGGCCGGCGGCTGGACCGCGCGCTGCAGCACGCGGAGATGGCGCTCGATGCGCTGAAAGGGCGGTAG
- the mmuM gene encoding homocysteine S-methyltransferase, which yields MSSSAPLPSLLESVGILPADGALATELEARGCNLDDPLWSAKVLLEQPHLIKEVHRDYFRAGARIATTASYQATPQGFAPRGISEQEALELVALSVRLADEARREHLAANPGAGPLLVAGSVGPYGAYLADGSEYSGDYVLSTTEFQDFHRPRITALVEAGADFLACETLPSFPEAQALLALTKEFDVESWFSFSLRDGGHISDGTPLTTVAAVLGAEPLVAAIGVNCVPLHLVTPALAALHRETDKPLVAYPNSGETYDPATKTWGQAAASGRGRDGTPATPADGAVTWRDLGARIIGGCCRTTPRDIAAVVDVLS from the coding sequence ATGTCTTCTTCCGCGCCACTCCCGTCCCTGCTGGAATCCGTCGGCATCCTTCCCGCTGATGGCGCCCTGGCCACAGAGCTTGAGGCGCGGGGCTGCAACCTGGACGATCCCCTGTGGTCGGCCAAGGTGCTGCTGGAACAGCCACACCTGATCAAGGAAGTGCACCGCGATTACTTCCGGGCGGGTGCCAGGATTGCGACGACGGCGAGTTACCAAGCCACACCGCAGGGGTTCGCGCCGAGGGGGATAAGTGAGCAGGAGGCGTTGGAACTGGTGGCGTTGTCTGTCCGGCTGGCGGACGAGGCACGGCGCGAACACCTGGCTGCCAACCCCGGAGCGGGTCCACTGCTGGTGGCAGGGTCCGTGGGGCCGTATGGGGCGTACCTGGCGGACGGCTCCGAGTACAGCGGGGACTACGTCCTGAGCACCACTGAGTTCCAGGACTTCCACCGTCCCCGCATCACGGCGCTGGTAGAAGCAGGCGCAGATTTCCTCGCCTGCGAAACGCTGCCATCCTTTCCCGAGGCCCAGGCGCTGCTGGCACTCACAAAAGAGTTCGACGTCGAATCATGGTTCTCCTTCTCACTGCGGGACGGCGGGCACATCAGCGACGGCACGCCGCTGACCACGGTGGCAGCAGTCCTCGGCGCGGAACCCCTGGTGGCAGCGATCGGCGTGAACTGCGTGCCGCTGCACCTGGTCACTCCCGCGCTCGCCGCCCTGCACCGGGAAACGGACAAACCCCTCGTGGCCTACCCGAACTCCGGCGAAACTTACGATCCGGCCACCAAGACGTGGGGGCAGGCGGCCGCATCGGGACGCGGCCGGGACGGGACTCCTGCCACCCCCGCGGATGGAGCTGTAACGTGGCGGGACCTGGGCGCCCGGATCATTGGGGGCTGCTGCCGCACCACGCCGCGGGACATCGCCGCCGTCGTCGACGTTCTTTCCTAA
- a CDS encoding UDP-glucose dehydrogenase family protein yields the protein MRISVIGCGYLGAVHAATLASMGHTVVGIDVDPGKVAQLACGTAPFHEPGLDELLRDGHRTGRLTFSTDAAEAKGAQVHFLCVGTPQEKTSDAADLTFLVSALETLLPHLAAGAVVVGKSTVPVGTVQMLHHLLAGRPDVLLGWNPEFLRQGTAVKDSLVPDRLVYGVEGGRPAAFNRRTGAPLGVTAALDAVYEPLLRGGIPRLVCSFSTAELIKSAANAYLATKISFINAMAELCDASGADVSELGEAMGMDPRIGGRYLHAGLGFGGGCLPKDIRSFRAQARDLGVAAVDDWMHLVDSVNLRQRERTVSLAAELCGGSVAGRAVTVLGASFKPDTDDIRDSPALDVADRLAAAGAHVTVTDPKAVNNAWRRYPRLRFESCTERALEGAELVLLLTEWDEYRRLSPATAGDAVRRRMVLDARNVLDAADWQSHGWVVRGLGVWGSDVRAAQGALPLA from the coding sequence GTGAGAATCTCCGTAATCGGCTGCGGCTACCTGGGCGCGGTGCACGCGGCCACCCTCGCTTCCATGGGCCACACCGTGGTGGGCATCGACGTCGACCCAGGCAAAGTGGCACAGCTTGCCTGCGGCACGGCCCCGTTCCACGAGCCCGGGCTGGACGAGCTCCTGAGGGACGGGCACAGGACGGGCAGGCTCACGTTCTCCACTGATGCCGCTGAGGCGAAGGGCGCGCAGGTGCACTTCCTCTGTGTGGGCACCCCGCAGGAGAAAACGTCCGACGCCGCCGACCTTACCTTCCTGGTCTCCGCCCTGGAAACCTTGCTGCCGCACCTGGCCGCGGGCGCCGTCGTCGTGGGCAAATCCACTGTCCCCGTGGGCACGGTGCAGATGCTCCACCACCTGCTGGCCGGCAGGCCGGATGTCCTGCTGGGGTGGAATCCGGAGTTCCTCCGGCAGGGGACGGCGGTGAAGGACTCGCTGGTGCCGGACCGCCTGGTGTACGGCGTGGAGGGCGGGCGGCCGGCGGCATTCAACCGGCGCACCGGTGCGCCGCTCGGAGTGACGGCAGCACTGGATGCCGTTTACGAGCCGCTGCTCCGGGGCGGGATCCCCCGCCTGGTCTGCAGCTTCTCCACGGCGGAACTGATCAAGTCGGCGGCCAACGCGTACCTGGCCACCAAAATCAGCTTCATCAACGCCATGGCTGAACTGTGCGACGCCTCGGGCGCGGACGTGTCCGAGCTGGGCGAGGCAATGGGCATGGACCCGCGCATCGGCGGACGGTACCTGCATGCCGGACTGGGCTTCGGCGGCGGCTGCCTGCCCAAGGACATCCGCAGTTTCCGGGCCCAGGCCCGTGACCTGGGCGTTGCGGCGGTGGACGACTGGATGCACCTGGTGGATTCTGTGAACCTGCGCCAACGTGAGCGGACCGTCAGCCTGGCCGCCGAACTCTGCGGCGGCAGCGTTGCGGGCCGCGCGGTCACAGTGCTGGGCGCGTCCTTCAAACCCGACACCGATGACATCCGCGACTCACCCGCCCTGGACGTGGCCGACCGGCTCGCCGCGGCCGGGGCCCACGTCACGGTCACGGATCCCAAAGCAGTCAACAATGCCTGGCGGCGCTACCCCCGCCTGCGCTTCGAGTCCTGCACGGAACGGGCCCTGGAAGGGGCCGAACTGGTCCTGCTGCTCACTGAGTGGGATGAATACCGCCGCCTCTCCCCCGCAACGGCAGGCGATGCAGTACGACGGCGGATGGTGCTGGACGCGCGAAACGTGCTGGACGCGGCGGACTGGCAAAGCCACGGCTGGGTGGTGCGCGGGCTGGGGGTCTGGGGCTCCGACGTGCGGGCGGCCCAGGGCGCCCTCCCCCTGGCCTAG
- a CDS encoding GlsB/YeaQ/YmgE family stress response membrane protein translates to MGILGFLILGLIAGAIAKAILPGRQGGGWVVTLVLGVVGAILGGWIGSLVFGGGLAEFFDIRTWLLAILGSVIVLLVYGAITNRSHRRV, encoded by the coding sequence ATGGGTATTCTCGGATTTCTCATTTTGGGCCTGATCGCCGGAGCCATCGCCAAGGCCATCCTGCCGGGCCGCCAGGGCGGAGGCTGGGTGGTCACCCTGGTCCTCGGCGTTGTCGGCGCCATTTTGGGTGGCTGGATCGGCTCCTTGGTGTTCGGCGGCGGGCTGGCGGAATTCTTTGATATCCGCACCTGGCTGCTGGCAATTCTCGGTTCAGTAATCGTGCTGCTGGTTTACGGCGCGATCACCAACCGCAGCCATCGCCGGGTATAG
- a CDS encoding IclR family transcriptional regulator, translated as MPKTSSMGRGIAAVFAVGARHAGGHPGGTVADIAADLGKDRSQVSRNLRSGEQEGFLARTSQRTYTLDWSILTDAQLLTERRLQSDGGTALDALARETDEACFLGVLHGDSTVTIGESVPASSNLVGSWLGRPYPAYCSDAGQAVLWEASEAEVRTVFAVVDFVRHGPNTPADVNDFLARREAARARGYTIVDEEAEPGLFSLAVPIRDFKGDVVAALQIVGIKDRLEPRREECAAALVAQGRWLEQRLGHQPQG; from the coding sequence ATGCCTAAAACCTCCAGCATGGGCCGCGGAATCGCGGCAGTCTTTGCTGTTGGCGCCCGCCACGCGGGGGGTCATCCCGGCGGAACGGTGGCCGATATCGCTGCGGACCTGGGCAAGGACCGCAGCCAGGTGTCACGCAACCTGCGCAGCGGCGAGCAGGAGGGCTTCCTTGCCCGGACCAGCCAGCGCACCTACACGCTGGACTGGTCCATCCTTACGGACGCCCAGCTGCTCACGGAACGCCGTCTACAGTCCGACGGCGGCACCGCCTTGGACGCGCTGGCCCGCGAAACCGATGAGGCCTGTTTCCTCGGGGTCCTCCATGGCGACAGCACGGTCACCATCGGCGAAAGCGTCCCGGCCAGCAGCAACCTGGTGGGCTCCTGGCTGGGCCGGCCCTATCCCGCCTACTGCAGCGACGCCGGGCAGGCAGTGCTGTGGGAGGCGTCGGAGGCAGAGGTCAGGACCGTGTTCGCCGTGGTGGACTTCGTGCGCCACGGACCCAACACACCTGCGGACGTCAACGACTTCCTGGCGCGCCGCGAAGCCGCCCGGGCCCGGGGTTACACCATCGTGGATGAGGAGGCCGAACCCGGCCTCTTCTCGCTGGCCGTCCCCATCCGCGATTTCAAGGGCGATGTGGTGGCCGCGCTGCAGATCGTGGGCATCAAGGACCGGCTGGAACCGCGGCGGGAAGAGTGCGCAGCCGCGCTGGTGGCGCAGGGCAGATGGCTTGAGCAGAGGCTCGGCCACCAGCCGCAGGGTTAA